A single window of Magnetococcales bacterium DNA harbors:
- a CDS encoding tetratricopeptide repeat protein, with protein sequence MANNRSPVNFADEFRLISFAGLGVLKRVAEKSIDAFNAVFTVDGSLRAQFYRDRGIDHTKKGRYWQALPLLEQVMLHWPNDEETLFHLGYCYLKTEQTREGIQVLERAGRLEESSPRVSSILGMAYIQAKEYQKAADLLRKAIQKAPGNFNLHYRLGLALDHLGEYDAAIEAFQEALAIRPGEIKVYQSIGFVLDQQGKHEEAVVFFKKTSELKEAYQDS encoded by the coding sequence ATGGCCAATAATCGTTCCCCCGTCAACTTCGCGGACGAATTCCGTCTGATCTCCTTCGCCGGTCTGGGCGTGTTGAAGAGGGTCGCCGAAAAATCCATCGACGCCTTCAATGCGGTCTTCACGGTGGACGGCTCCCTGCGGGCCCAGTTCTACCGGGACCGGGGCATCGACCATACCAAAAAGGGCCGCTACTGGCAGGCGCTGCCCCTGTTGGAACAAGTCATGCTCCATTGGCCCAACGACGAGGAGACCCTCTTTCACCTGGGCTATTGCTATCTGAAGACCGAACAGACCCGGGAAGGTATCCAGGTTCTGGAACGCGCCGGTCGCCTGGAGGAGTCGAGCCCTCGGGTCAGCTCCATCCTCGGCATGGCCTATATCCAGGCCAAGGAGTACCAGAAGGCGGCGGATCTGCTTCGCAAGGCCATTCAGAAGGCGCCGGGCAACTTCAATCTCCATTATCGCCTGGGACTGGCCCTGGATCATCTGGGCGAATACGACGCCGCCATCGAGGCCTTCCAGGAGGCTTTGGCCATTCGACCGGGAGAGATCAAGGTCTATCAATCCATCGGCTTCGTCCTGGATCAGCAGGGCAAGCACGAGGAGGCCGTGGTCTTCTTCAAGAAGACCTCGGAACTCAAAGAAGCCTATCAGGACAGCTAG
- a CDS encoding LemA family protein, with the protein MPDKPYPMDEMDDLGLELTSSERMHRMKKLMRQLYQEEEAVSTVKLPPIKSKSLIVILSVSAIVVLIVTTFYNFNRFIAAEEQVLSSRGHIHDALQRRSNLFGNLVNLTLNHAMLEQEVFRYVSDGRIGLMGQQLPNTLSNLLPPAGTPPAEALSRLFGLVEQYPDIKTSTTYQQLMDKLMDIENLISKRRDEYNTEVKVYNTMVTSFPWWVMAKIMGFKRYPYFTAEPGPDNMNMELDANKFMRLIPEMEFGKTPHKESHSTGSQGEAHPGKDAPHLEKWGNPLGMPHPPGVEPPKVEPPAPAKEPVKTPGPASAVKTPGPASAVKTPEPAAAVKTPEPAAAVKTPEPASAVKTPEPAPATQPLAALAKPAESAPAMAEVPGTPWPAPSPVAEMPASETGVRQTEPPLAIEADKP; encoded by the coding sequence ATGCCTGACAAGCCATACCCCATGGATGAGATGGACGACCTCGGCCTGGAACTGACCAGCAGCGAACGCATGCACCGCATGAAGAAGCTGATGCGTCAGCTCTATCAGGAGGAGGAGGCCGTCAGCACCGTAAAGCTGCCGCCCATCAAATCCAAGTCCTTGATCGTGATCCTCTCGGTCAGCGCCATCGTGGTGCTGATCGTGACCACGTTTTACAATTTCAACCGCTTCATCGCTGCGGAGGAGCAGGTTCTCTCCTCCCGGGGACACATTCACGACGCTCTGCAACGTCGCTCGAACCTCTTCGGCAATCTGGTCAATCTGACCCTGAACCATGCCATGCTGGAGCAGGAGGTCTTCCGCTACGTCTCCGACGGACGCATCGGCCTGATGGGACAGCAACTGCCCAACACCCTGTCCAACCTGTTGCCACCGGCCGGCACCCCCCCCGCCGAGGCGCTTTCGCGGCTCTTCGGCCTGGTGGAACAGTACCCGGACATCAAGACTTCCACGACCTATCAGCAGCTTATGGATAAGCTGATGGATATCGAGAATCTCATCAGCAAGCGGCGGGACGAGTACAACACGGAAGTAAAAGTATATAACACCATGGTAACTTCATTTCCCTGGTGGGTCATGGCTAAGATCATGGGATTCAAACGGTATCCCTATTTTACAGCCGAGCCGGGTCCGGACAACATGAACATGGAGTTGGACGCCAACAAATTCATGCGTCTGATCCCGGAGATGGAGTTCGGCAAGACTCCGCATAAAGAGTCCCATTCCACCGGCAGTCAAGGCGAGGCTCATCCAGGCAAAGACGCTCCCCATCTGGAAAAGTGGGGCAACCCGCTTGGAATGCCCCATCCCCCCGGAGTGGAACCGCCAAAGGTGGAGCCGCCGGCTCCGGCCAAGGAGCCCGTCAAGACACCGGGACCGGCGTCAGCCGTCAAGACACCGGGACCGGCGTCAGCCGTCAAGACACCGGAACCGGCGGCAGCCGTCAAAACACCGGAACCGGCGGCAGCCGTCAAAACACCGGAACCGGCGTCAGCCGTCAAGACACCGGAACCGGCTCCCGCGACCCAACCGCTCGCGGCGCTCGCCAAGCCGGCGGAATCCGCCCCCGCAATGGCGGAGGTTCCCGGAACGCCATGGCCTGCGCCCTCCCCCGTGGCTGAGATGCCCGCCTCCGAAACCGGCGTGCGCCAGACGGAGCCCCCGCTTGCCATCGAGGCCGACAAGCCATGA